From Cyanobium sp. Tous-M-B4, the proteins below share one genomic window:
- the grrA gene encoding GrrA/OscA1 family cyclophane-containing rSAM-modified RiPP, with translation MAFLNRSHLFGLLLLASMPLDGAAALALASAQHEPSAQDQTAAKPTSLSIEERLSRIAAAVQERDGTEASGLPDDAVSYVFVNGGGMGWGNGGFRNGGFYNGGFNNGGFYNTGFNNGGFRNGGFRNGGFLNGGGRYWR, from the coding sequence ATGGCGTTCTTGAACCGCTCCCATCTCTTCGGCCTGTTGCTGCTTGCCTCCATGCCCCTCGATGGGGCGGCGGCCCTGGCCTTGGCCAGCGCCCAGCACGAGCCTTCAGCCCAGGACCAAACCGCAGCTAAACCAACCTCCCTCAGCATTGAGGAGCGGCTGAGCCGAATTGCGGCGGCAGTGCAGGAGCGCGATGGCACCGAAGCCTCTGGTTTGCCCGATGACGCCGTGTCCTACGTGTTCGTCAACGGCGGGGGTATGGGCTGGGGCAACGGCGGCTTTCGCAACGGCGGCTTTTATAACGGCGGCTTCAATAACGGCGGTTTTTATAACACCGGCTTCAATAACGGTGGCTTCCGTAATGGTGGCTTCCGCAATGGGGGCTTCCTAAATGGTGGTGGTCGCTACTGGCGCTGA
- the grrM gene encoding cyclophane-forming radical SAM/SPASM peptide maturase GrrM/OscB: MESQAYGPVRLLVVQPTPYCNLDCDYCYLPDRGDRTQLSLELLEVAVERVLDSPYFEGQFTLLWHAGEPLMAPIAFYDQASARLRQLLERRGLPAGTIVQSLQTNATVINGAWCDCFERNDIHVGVSMDGPAFLHDAHRVTRTGLPTYGAVMRGIDWLVRRQIAFQVICVLTADALDHADGLFDFFLEHGITDVGFNMEETEGENAASSLEAPCAEQRYRAFLERFWQRCMEQPGSLRLREFDGIVSLACSNARMAQTDMNSPFAIVNVDARGNVSTFDPELLSVPTAEYGDFAFGHVLHDSLEAIAATDKLQLVLQEIRSGVERCRQECEYFGLCGGGAGSNKYWEHRSFDCTETQACRYRIKLVADVVLQGMEADLQLAGEG, translated from the coding sequence GTGGAAAGCCAGGCTTACGGCCCCGTGCGGCTCCTGGTGGTACAACCCACCCCCTACTGCAACCTCGATTGCGACTATTGCTATCTGCCCGATCGGGGTGATCGCACCCAGCTCTCCTTGGAGCTGCTGGAGGTGGCAGTGGAGCGGGTGCTCGATAGCCCCTATTTCGAGGGGCAATTCACCCTGCTATGGCATGCGGGCGAACCGCTGATGGCGCCAATCGCTTTCTACGACCAAGCCAGTGCTCGCCTGCGCCAGCTGCTGGAGCGGCGCGGCCTGCCCGCCGGCACGATCGTCCAGTCGCTGCAGACCAATGCCACCGTGATCAATGGGGCTTGGTGCGACTGCTTTGAGCGCAATGACATTCACGTAGGGGTGAGCATGGACGGCCCTGCCTTTCTGCATGACGCCCACCGGGTTACCCGCACCGGCCTGCCCACCTATGGGGCGGTGATGCGGGGGATCGACTGGCTGGTGCGGCGCCAGATTGCTTTTCAGGTGATCTGTGTGCTCACCGCCGACGCCCTCGACCATGCCGATGGCCTGTTTGATTTCTTCCTCGAGCACGGCATCACCGACGTGGGCTTCAACATGGAGGAGACCGAAGGCGAAAACGCCGCCTCCAGCCTCGAGGCTCCCTGCGCTGAGCAGCGCTATCGGGCATTTTTAGAGCGGTTTTGGCAGCGCTGCATGGAGCAGCCGGGGAGCCTGCGCCTGCGGGAGTTTGACGGGATCGTCAGCCTGGCCTGCAGCAATGCCCGCATGGCCCAAACCGACATGAACTCTCCCTTCGCGATCGTCAATGTGGACGCCCGCGGCAATGTGTCGACCTTTGATCCCGAGTTGCTCTCGGTGCCCACCGCCGAATACGGCGACTTTGCTTTTGGTCATGTGTTGCACGACAGCCTGGAAGCCATCGCTGCAACAGACAAATTGCAGCTGGTGCTGCAGGAGATTCGCTCCGGTGTGGAGCGCTGCCGCCAGGAGTGTGAGTACTTCGGGTTATGCGGGGGTGGTGCGGGCAGCAACAAATACTGGGAGCATCGCAGTTTCGACTGCACCGAAACCCAGGCCTGCCGCTATCGCATCAAGCTGGTGGCCGATGTAGTGCTGCAGGGAATGGAGGCAGACCTGCAGCTGGCTGGAGAGGGATGA